CTTGTCCTTGTCGGTGCGTCGAAATCCCGTCGAGGCATTGATCATCACCATGGGCCCGACGGCCAGCGAAACAGCAATAATGCGAGGCGTCTGGCCAAAACCAAATTTGAGGATCAGCAGCGGGACCAGGGCCAGCATGGGCGTCGTCACGAGAATCAAAATGTATGGTGTGATGATCTTCTCGACCATTGGCACTTGCGTCACCACCGCTGCCAGGAAAATTCCGATGCTGGCGCCGATGACATAGCCGATAAACAACTGCTGAAGCGTGGTCAGAAGGTGGGGAGCCACCGTCGGGAAATTGTTCACCAGGGCCGCCGCGGTCTCGCTCGGCTTGGGGAATACATAAGAGGGCACCTCAAAGGCACGAACAGCAATCTCGATGGAGGTGATCACGACCACCGCCACCAGGAGGATGATGACCAGCTCCTTGCCCGCAATGTTCATCGATGTCAGCGCAGACCAGTTGGAAAGTCCTTCACCTGGCGATGCCGTTTCCTGGCTGCTGCTGCTTTGTTCAGTTAGTTCGGCCAAAATTAACCTCCTGTCGGATTCTTGTCGTCAGTCAAAGAGTGCTGGTGAACAGCCAAAAAGGGTTGCATATCCAGAAAGGGAAACCAGCAGGATCAGTGCGCGAATTGATCAATTTCGTAATCGCCCGTTTCCACAGAGGCAGCGACATCGCCGTAAATGGTTTCTTTGATCTCAGCTGTCAACTCGAAGAAATGAGCCTCAGTGGTGATGGAAAGGGGGCGGGGGCGGGGCAGATCGATGTCAAATATCTTGGAATTGCGGCCAGGGCGGGGCGTCATTACATAGATTCGATCGGAGAGATAGACTGCTTCGGGAATCTGGTGTGTGACGAATACGATCGTCTTTTGTGAGGCCTCCCAAATATCCAGCAGCATCAAGTTCATCTCGTCCCGGGTGAACGCGTCAAGAGCGCCAAATGGTTCGTCCATCAGCATCACGTCCGGGTCGTAAGACAACGCTCGCACGATGGAGGCGCGCTGCTGCATGCCGCCCGACAGCTCGCGCGGATGATGGTTCTCGAAGCCGGTCAACGAGGTCAATTGGATCAGTTCATCGATACGATCCTGATATTCGTTTACCTTCAAACCCATGATCTCGAAGGGAAAATGGATATTCTGTTTCAGGTTACGCCACGGCAACAGGTTGGCACTCTGAAACACCATGCCCACCTCGCGCCTGGGACTCACCACCTCCTGGCCATCGATGATGATGCTGCCCGATGTGAGCGGCCACAACGCGGCCATCGCCCAGAGCAGCGTGCTCTTGCCACAGCCACTGGGCCCGACGATGGATACGAACTCGCCTTCGTTGGCATACATGTCGAAACCGCCCAGGGCCTCTACCGGGCCGCGGTCGCTCTCGAAAGTTTTTTTTGCATTGTTGACTTTTATGACTGGTTCCTGGCTCATTTAGTTGCCTTCTGCTGATAATCGGATGTAATGGACGGGCTCCAATGGCTCAGGCGACCGCTACGGGCCGCCGGGATGGCTGTTTTTCGTTTCAAGCTTGAGAGGGTTGCACAAACAGAGCGTCGCTGGTCTCGCGCAGCGCCACGGCAACAGCCCCAAGAATAACGGCGTCCAATTTCAATTCGGACACAACGATGTCGGGCGTATGGGGAATCAGTCCCTGCAAACGCTGCCGAATCGGTTCGATGAACAGATCGCCATATTCGGCCAGTTCACCGCTGATGATAATGCGTTCGGGGGCGATCAGACAGGCAAGATTGGCAATGGCGACGCTCAGATAATCGACTGTCTCCGAAACCACCGCGCAAGCCAGGGAGTCTTGCTCTCTTGCCGCTTCCAACACCTGGCTAACCGTTAGCGAATGCGGTTCAGCCCCATTATTGCCTTCATCGTGGAGCAGCGACATTTCCCCGGCCCTGATTCGCTCCTGAGCGCGGTTGATGATGCCCAAACTGCCGGCAATCCCTTCCAGACAGCCGAAGGTATCATACTCCTGGCTCAACAACCGCTGGCTGGGAATCATATATCCGATCTCACCGGCAGCGCTGCCCGCGCCGCGATACAACCTGCCGTTCAAGATCAATCCAGCCCCGATGCCCCCGCCCAGCGAGATGCACGCCAGATTCTCCAGCCCGCGCCCGGCCCCGCGCCAGCTTTCTCCCAGGGCGATCAGATTGACCTCGTTTTCGATGAAAACGGGAACGCCCAACCGCTCCGTCAAAATGTCTTTCAGAGCAAGATTCTGCCAGCCAAGAGTGGGCGACCAGACGACGACACCCTGGGGAAAGAGCACAATCGACGGCGCACCCACGGCGACACCGCGCACCGGTACTCCCCGCCTATTCGCCTCTTCCAGGAGATCGGCAACAAGAGTGAGCAGTTGCTGCACACCTGCATCTCCCGTGAGCGAATCCTTCGACCTTCGCGCCAATACCCGTCCACTCAGATTGGCCAGAGCCCCAGTCATTTGCTGTCCAATATAAACCCCAACCACGGAACCGGCTTGGGCGTTGAACTCGATGAGTGTTGGAGGGCGGCCACCTGTGGAATCGCTCGCTTCCCGCTCCAGAACAAGTCTGCCCTCGATGAGATCGGCGACGATGCGCGTAATGGTAGGCGGGCTCAAATGCAACTGCCGGGCGATCTCGGCACGTGCAAAGGGCCCCTCCTCCCGCAATAACTTGAGGACTGCTGATTCATTGACTTTCCGCAGCAGGGCGGCGTTTCCTGTAGTAGGAGTCACCTTGGCATCCTTGCAAAAGAGAACCGCATCGTCGTGCCCGAGCCGGGCAAAAAAATCAGTCTTGCTTTCTGAAAGAAAGTTTAAAACAAAGCCAGGGATTTGTCAAGCGTTTTTCCCAAAGTGATGCACATTTTCCCATGATGGTCAGCACGTTTGCCGCGCCCGGCGCACTGCGTTAGAATAGCACTATGTCACAGCCCCTGTCCGATCGCCGGCCGAACCATTTTTGCCCACCTCCCCGACACACAGTTGTGCCTCGCACTCTCTGCTTCATTTTGCACGGAGACGAGGTTCTGCTAATAGAACGCTCGCTGAACAGACATCTCTTCCCCGGCAAGATCAACGGGCTTGGCGGCCATGTGGAAAGGCACGAGAACGTTGAGACGGCGGCAAGACGCGAGATTCTCGAGGAGTCGGGACTGCTCGTATCGGACCTTTGGCTGGCAGGGGTCGTGCATGTTGATGGCAGTACGGGTCAAACCGAAGTGGACAACGCCGGCCACTTCCCGGGTGTCATGCTTTTTGTTTTCACCGCCCAATCGGAGAGCAAACAGGTCCTGCCCACAGAGGAAGGGGAGCTTTTCTGGAGTCCTCTGAGCTCGGTAGATGGCCTTGATTGGGTGGATGGCGATCCCAGGTTGCTGCAACGGGCCCTGGCTGCCCGCTCCCGCGGCGAAACCTTTTTCGGCACCATTGGATCCGGTTGAGCAACCCACGCGCACATTGCGTTGACAAATCGAAAACTCTGTGCTACGATCGCGACAATTACATAGCGTCTGACGCTCTTATCCAGAGAGGTTGAGGGACCGGCCCGTTGAAACCTCGGCAACCAGGACTGCGTCGGTGAGTGGATCGACATTCCCACTGCCCGGCTGACACGCAGACCAAGGTGCCAATTCCGACAGCACAAGCTGGGAGATGAGAGGAGATGACAATGATGTGCATCCCACTCGTTACCCTGCCTCGCCCTACGCGAGGTTTTGCTTTTTCCGCGATTCACCTGCCGGCCACCCCACCCCCTGCCTGGAATTGAGCTTCCACATTATCAGCATCAATGAGGAGAGTTCTTATGCGCGTGCTCAAGTTCGGCGGAACGTCCGTTGGCAATGCCGATGCATTCAAGCAAGTGGCGAAAATCGTGGCGAAATTGAAGGAAACTGATTCCCAGGTAGTGGTGGTCACCTCCGCTATGAACGGCGTCACAGATATCCTGATCGATGCTGCGCAGGCAGCCGCAGCCGGCGACCGGCGACCTTATCGGGAAGCGCGCGACGACCTGTTAGCAAAGCACCAGATGGTGGCAGGCCAATTGATCAGCAACGGTGTCGAGCGAGCCGCGCTGGGCAGGCTCTTCGAGTCACGGCTGTCCAGCTTCGAGCGCCTCTGCCGCAGCGTCGACGTGCTCGGCGAACTGACGCCCAGGGGCCTTGACGTCATCTCGGGCACCGGAGAGCGTCTCTCGGCGCCACTGCTGGCCGCGGTGCTTCGGGCCAACGGCATAGCAGCCGAATGGGTCGATGCAGCGGAAATCATCGTGACCGACGAGAATTTCGGCGGTGCCAATCCGCTGCTGGAGCCGACCATCGACCAGGCCAACACCCGGCTTGAGCCCTTGCTGCAGGGAGGCGTGGTACCGGTCGTAACCGGTTTCGTCGCTGCCACTGAAGATGGCATCAGTACTACCCTGGGTCGCGGCGGCTCCGATTACTCCGCCGCTATCCTGGGTGCCGCGCTGCAGGCTGATGAGGTCCAGATATGGACCGATGTCAACGGTATCATGACTGCCGACCCAAGAATCGTGCCCGGAGCCCGTACGATTCCCGAAATCTCCTACATCGAGGCAGCCGAACTGGCTTTTTACGGCGCCAGGGTCCTGCATCCAAAAACGATTCTACCATCGGTTGAGCGCGGCATTGCCCTTCGTGTGCTGAACACATTTGATCCCGATCATCCCGGTACCCTCATTGTGAAGGAGCCCAAGCCCACCAGGGATGTCGCCAAGGCCATTTCAGCCATCGAGGGATTGACGATGGTGACTGTTGAAGGCCGGGGCATGCTTGGTGTGCCGGGCATCGCGGCCCGAACCTTCAGCGCGGTGGCCCGGGCAGGCGCCAACGTATTGATGATCAGCCAGTCCTCCTCGGAACAAAGCATCAGCTTCGTGATCCGGGTGCAGGATCAGGCAGCAGTGATCGCGGAACTGCGCGCTGAAATGCAAAGGGAGATGGAAGCGCAACACATCGACGCAGTGCGCGCCCACGAAGGGGTTGTGATTGTGGCGGTAGTGGGCGCGGCAATGAAAGGCACGCCAGGAATCGCAGCCAGAATCTTCTCCGCTCTGGGCAAGTCCGGCATCAATGTGATCGCCATCGCTCAGGGCAGCAGCGAGTGCAATATCTCCCTGGTCATCGCCCGTGGCGACGCCGCCGAAGCCGTACGTTGTATTCACGATGCCTTCGGCCTCCACAAGCTGAACGGCAAGGTACTGGATGAGAAACTGCTGGAAAAAGTGATTAGTGGTTAGTGCCTCGTCAAGACCAATGTGACGACTAAAGCAATGCCACTTTGAAAGCAAGAGTTGGATGGGAACGGCTTGTTCGGCCCCCCTAACCCCCCAAAGGGGGGAACTCCGGTCACATCACCCCCTCTGGAGGGCCGGGGGGGGCTGTCCGGATGCCAACACGAGAGTAACCCACGACTGACCATCTACGGACGCGGGGACGCGGGGATAAAGAGCGGAGTGAGCATCCTCGGATGCGATAACTGTGAACAATGGACAGCAGCGTGGGGCGAGGCGAGGACTAGAGATGCCCCTCGGCGCGTAGCCATGAAACTGCCCGCTCGATGGTCACGGTTAGTGGGGATGGGCTGAATCCCAGCTGCTCTGTCGCCTTGCTGTTGTCAGCGTAGATGAAACGAGAGCCAAAACGGATGATATCCCCCGAGATCGGCAGGCGCCGCGGCCAAATGCGGGCAAGGCTGTCCAGCGCCAGCGCGGTTGGCCCCACCAGAAAGCGGGGCAGGTTGCCCCGGGGAGGCTGGACCGCCAGCACCCGAGCCACCTCGCTGGCCAGATACAGGTTAGTGACATTGGGGCCGGCCAGGAGATACTTCTCTCCCGACCGGCCTTTTTCCAATGCCAGCAGATGGCCATCTGCCAGGTCGCAGGCGTCCACCACGTTGACGCCCCCTGGTGGCACCAGGGGGATACGCCCGTAGGCAACTTCCAGGATGATTTGACTATTGGTTAAGGTCGCGTCGCGAGGCCCCATGACAATCGAGGGATTGACAATGACAGCATCAAGGCCCCCTCTCACCCTGGCCAGAACCTGCTGTTCTGCCAGATGCTTGCTGTGGCCATAGGGATAGTCACCGGGTGAGAGATTGAATTGGTGGCTTTCGTCCACCGGGCTCTCGTCGCCGGAAAAACCAAGGGCTGCCTGTGAACTGGTAAAGACCAATCGTTCGATTCCCGAGGCCAGACAGGCTTCGACCACGTTGCGCGTGCCGTCCACGTTGACACGGTACAGCAGGGTAGTATCCTGGGACCAGTAATCGG
This region of Chloroflexota bacterium genomic DNA includes:
- a CDS encoding ABC transporter permease, encoding MNIAGKELVIILLVAVVVITSIEIAVRAFEVPSYVFPKPSETAAALVNNFPTVAPHLLTTLQQLFIGYVIGASIGIFLAAVVTQVPMVEKIITPYILILVTTPMLALVPLLILKFGFGQTPRIIAVSLAVGPMVMINASTGFRRTDKDKLALARSYGATTLQTFTKVRFPLAMPMIIVGLMVGGIFGLLTAVGAEMVGGGMGLGTRLTYYSSLARMASFFAVIILIAVIGVSLYVLFYFVGKKWASWEA
- a CDS encoding ABC transporter ATP-binding protein, producing MSQEPVIKVNNAKKTFESDRGPVEALGGFDMYANEGEFVSIVGPSGCGKSTLLWAMAALWPLTSGSIIIDGQEVVSPRREVGMVFQSANLLPWRNLKQNIHFPFEIMGLKVNEYQDRIDELIQLTSLTGFENHHPRELSGGMQQRASIVRALSYDPDVMLMDEPFGALDAFTRDEMNLMLLDIWEASQKTIVFVTHQIPEAVYLSDRIYVMTPRPGRNSKIFDIDLPRPRPLSITTEAHFFELTAEIKETIYGDVAASVETGDYEIDQFAH
- a CDS encoding ROK family transcriptional regulator, yielding MTPTTGNAALLRKVNESAVLKLLREEGPFARAEIARQLHLSPPTITRIVADLIEGRLVLEREASDSTGGRPPTLIEFNAQAGSVVGVYIGQQMTGALANLSGRVLARRSKDSLTGDAGVQQLLTLVADLLEEANRRGVPVRGVAVGAPSIVLFPQGVVVWSPTLGWQNLALKDILTERLGVPVFIENEVNLIALGESWRGAGRGLENLACISLGGGIGAGLILNGRLYRGAGSAAGEIGYMIPSQRLLSQEYDTFGCLEGIAGSLGIINRAQERIRAGEMSLLHDEGNNGAEPHSLTVSQVLEAAREQDSLACAVVSETVDYLSVAIANLACLIAPERIIISGELAEYGDLFIEPIRQRLQGLIPHTPDIVVSELKLDAVILGAVAVALRETSDALFVQPSQA
- a CDS encoding NUDIX domain-containing protein, translated to MSQPLSDRRPNHFCPPPRHTVVPRTLCFILHGDEVLLIERSLNRHLFPGKINGLGGHVERHENVETAARREILEESGLLVSDLWLAGVVHVDGSTGQTEVDNAGHFPGVMLFVFTAQSESKQVLPTEEGELFWSPLSSVDGLDWVDGDPRLLQRALAARSRGETFFGTIGSG
- a CDS encoding aspartate kinase gives rise to the protein MRVLKFGGTSVGNADAFKQVAKIVAKLKETDSQVVVVTSAMNGVTDILIDAAQAAAAGDRRPYREARDDLLAKHQMVAGQLISNGVERAALGRLFESRLSSFERLCRSVDVLGELTPRGLDVISGTGERLSAPLLAAVLRANGIAAEWVDAAEIIVTDENFGGANPLLEPTIDQANTRLEPLLQGGVVPVVTGFVAATEDGISTTLGRGGSDYSAAILGAALQADEVQIWTDVNGIMTADPRIVPGARTIPEISYIEAAELAFYGARVLHPKTILPSVERGIALRVLNTFDPDHPGTLIVKEPKPTRDVAKAISAIEGLTMVTVEGRGMLGVPGIAARTFSAVARAGANVLMISQSSSEQSISFVIRVQDQAAVIAELRAEMQREMEAQHIDAVRAHEGVVIVAVVGAAMKGTPGIAARIFSALGKSGINVIAIAQGSSECNISLVIARGDAAEAVRCIHDAFGLHKLNGKVLDEKLLEKVISG
- a CDS encoding SDR family oxidoreductase, which translates into the protein MKALVTGATGFVGANVVEALGRAGWQVRALRRNSSSMEALKGLAYEPVVGDVTDPSSLLKAMAGCDAVFHVAGVTADYWSQDTTLLYRVNVDGTRNVVEACLASGIERLVFTSSQAALGFSGDESPVDESHQFNLSPGDYPYGHSKHLAEQQVLARVRGGLDAVIVNPSIVMGPRDATLTNSQIILEVAYGRIPLVPPGGVNVVDACDLADGHLLALEKGRSGEKYLLAGPNVTNLYLASEVARVLAVQPPRGNLPRFLVGPTALALDSLARIWPRRLPISGDIIRFGSRFIYADNSKATEQLGFSPSPLTVTIERAVSWLRAEGHL